Proteins from a genomic interval of Desulfurobacterium sp. TC5-1:
- the livM gene encoding high-affinity branched-chain amino acid ABC transporter permease LivM: MKGVIEELKKSLIAAVWFVFLTFPIVVMKVDTAENRVIFRWKNVIYVAIAAFVLSYLWRYFLERKERRGNVDEDSVIYKILSNPRYSRPFYAAVLLFAVAFPWLFSTYQTNIMATALIYVMLGLGLNIVVGLAGLLDLGYVAFYAVGAYAYALLNYHFGLNFWEVLPIAGILAAFAGILLGFPVLRLRGDYLAIVTLGFGEIIRIVLENWDSFTFGPSGISGVPRPPLFGVKMDVNQSLIYIYYITLAFVIFTIFVVNRLQNSRLGRAWLALKEDDIACQAMGIDRVTAKLTAFALGATWAGFAGVIFAAKTTYVSPASFTFFESVVILSIVVLGGMGSIVGVVLAALVMILLPEYLRAFSDYRMLIFALALVLVMVFKPEGLIPFRGGRFVYKKKETAEGGNE, translated from the coding sequence ATGAAAGGAGTTATAGAAGAGTTAAAGAAGTCATTAATAGCGGCTGTTTGGTTTGTTTTTCTGACGTTTCCCATAGTGGTGATGAAAGTAGATACTGCTGAAAATAGGGTGATTTTCCGCTGGAAAAACGTTATTTATGTTGCAATTGCAGCTTTTGTTCTTTCATACTTGTGGCGGTATTTTCTTGAGAGGAAAGAACGCAGAGGTAATGTGGACGAAGATTCTGTAATTTACAAAATCCTTTCCAATCCCAGGTATAGCAGGCCGTTTTACGCTGCTGTTTTACTTTTTGCCGTTGCGTTTCCGTGGCTATTTTCAACCTATCAGACAAATATTATGGCTACGGCGCTTATCTATGTTATGTTAGGTCTTGGTCTTAACATAGTTGTTGGTCTTGCTGGATTGCTGGATCTTGGCTATGTTGCTTTTTATGCTGTAGGTGCCTATGCTTATGCTCTGCTGAATTACCATTTTGGCCTCAATTTCTGGGAAGTTTTACCAATTGCAGGAATTCTTGCGGCTTTTGCCGGTATTCTGCTTGGTTTTCCTGTTCTCAGGCTTCGCGGTGACTATCTTGCTATTGTTACTTTGGGCTTTGGTGAGATTATCAGAATAGTTTTGGAAAACTGGGATAGCTTTACTTTTGGTCCAAGTGGTATTTCAGGTGTTCCAAGACCTCCTCTTTTTGGTGTAAAAATGGATGTTAATCAGTCTCTCATATACATCTATTACATAACCCTTGCCTTTGTCATATTCACGATTTTTGTTGTTAACAGGTTGCAGAATTCAAGGCTTGGCCGCGCCTGGCTTGCATTAAAAGAAGATGATATTGCCTGTCAGGCCATGGGAATAGACAGGGTAACCGCAAAGCTTACCGCTTTTGCTCTTGGTGCAACCTGGGCAGGTTTTGCCGGTGTAATTTTTGCCGCTAAAACAACCTATGTCAGTCCTGCAAGTTTTACTTTCTTTGAATCTGTAGTTATTCTTTCTATAGTTGTTCTTGGTGGTATGGGTTCTATTGTTGGTGTTGTTCTTGCAGCTCTTGTTATGATACTTCTTCCTGAGTACTTGAGGGCATTTTCTGATTACAGGATGTTAATTTTTGCGCTTGCACTTGTTCTTGTTATGGTATTTAAGCCGGAAGGATTGATTCCGTTTAGAGGCGGTAGATTTGTCTATAAGAAAAAAGAAACGGCTGAGGGTGGCAATGAGTGA
- a CDS encoding ABC transporter ATP-binding protein, which translates to MSEPILDVRNLTMQFGGLKAVDNVSLQVYPEQIVALIGPNGAGKTTFFNCVTGIYKPTAGDIYLRTKDGKRVRINGMKPNKITELGLARTFQNIRLFPNMTALENVMVGRHCRTKSWILGAIFKGPRTRREEEETIEKSYELLKLVGLEKYVNELAKNLPYGAQRRLEIARALATEPSVLLLDEPAAGMNPKETAELMDLIYHIRDNEDVSILLIEHDMKLVMNISEVVYVMEYGKLLAKGTPEEIRQNPAVIKAYLGEEHNA; encoded by the coding sequence ATGAGTGAGCCTATTCTTGACGTTAGAAATTTGACGATGCAATTTGGCGGACTTAAGGCCGTGGATAACGTGAGCCTGCAGGTTTATCCTGAACAAATTGTTGCGCTTATAGGGCCTAATGGTGCCGGGAAAACTACCTTCTTTAATTGCGTTACCGGTATATACAAGCCTACGGCTGGTGATATTTACTTGAGAACGAAAGACGGGAAAAGGGTAAGAATAAACGGTATGAAGCCAAACAAGATTACAGAGCTCGGTCTTGCAAGAACATTTCAGAATATCCGTCTTTTCCCGAACATGACAGCCCTTGAAAATGTTATGGTTGGAAGGCACTGCAGGACGAAGTCATGGATATTGGGTGCTATATTTAAGGGACCAAGGACAAGAAGAGAGGAAGAAGAAACGATAGAAAAAAGTTACGAACTTCTTAAACTTGTCGGACTTGAAAAGTATGTTAACGAGCTTGCCAAAAATCTGCCTTACGGTGCTCAAAGGCGTCTTGAGATTGCAAGGGCTCTTGCTACGGAACCTTCTGTTCTCCTTCTTGATGAACCGGCAGCCGGTATGAACCCGAAAGAGACGGCGGAACTTATGGATTTGATTTATCACATTAGAGACAATGAGGATGTTTCTATCCTTTTAATTGAACATGATATGAAGCTTGTCATGAACATTTCAGAGGTCGTTTATGTTATGGAATACGGAAAGCTCCTTGCAAAAGGAACACCTGAAGAGATAAGGCAGAATCCTGCTGTTATAAAAGCTTACCTTGGAGAGGAACACAATGCTTGA
- a CDS encoding ABC transporter ATP-binding protein gives MLEVRNINTFYGNIQALHNVSLKVDEGEIVTLIGANGAGKTTTLMSICGVVPPRSGEIIFNGEPIQGLPPHKIVAKGIVQVPEGRMIFPELTVMENLDMGAYLRKDKEGIKQDLEYIFELFPILAERKNQLGGTLSGGEQQMLAISRALMARPKLLLLDEPSLGLAPLIIKQIFDIIVKINKEHKTTILLVEQNAHQALKIADRAYVMESGRITMEDKAENLLNNEQVKKAYLGL, from the coding sequence ATGCTTGAAGTCAGAAATATAAACACTTTCTACGGAAACATTCAGGCACTGCACAATGTTTCTTTGAAAGTTGATGAGGGTGAGATTGTTACGCTTATTGGTGCTAACGGTGCCGGAAAAACAACAACATTGATGTCTATATGCGGAGTTGTTCCACCCCGTTCAGGTGAAATTATCTTTAACGGTGAACCTATTCAGGGACTTCCTCCTCATAAAATAGTTGCGAAAGGTATCGTTCAGGTTCCAGAAGGCCGTATGATATTTCCTGAACTCACTGTTATGGAAAATCTCGATATGGGTGCCTATTTGAGAAAGGATAAGGAGGGGATTAAACAGGATCTTGAATATATATTCGAACTGTTTCCTATACTGGCGGAAAGGAAAAATCAGCTTGGTGGAACGCTTTCTGGTGGTGAACAACAGATGCTTGCAATATCAAGGGCTCTAATGGCAAGACCGAAACTTCTGTTGCTTGATGAACCGAGCCTGGGTCTTGCACCTCTTATTATTAAGCAGATTTTTGATATTATAGTTAAGATTAATAAAGAACATAAAACGACAATTCTTCTTGTCGAACAGAATGCTCATCAGGCTCTTAAAATTGCCGATAGAGCCTATGTTATGGAAAGCGGCAGAATAACTATGGAAGATAAAGCTGAAAATCTTCTTAATAATGAGCAGGTTAAAAAGGCTTATTTAGGTCTCTAA
- a CDS encoding ABC transporter permease subunit codes for MRKLFKISFDKKDFRFVIGIVILLAFLYFALLLARKGGGSGESLTISLSPLSLFKYSLFSLSRMGAAYLLSLIFSLVYGYFAAYNKKAEMILMPLLDVLQSVPILSFLPVTLLALSTFLSQNVAAELASIVLIFTSQAWNITFAWYQSLITIPKDLDEASRIFRFNRLLRLKTLELPFAAINLIWNSMMSWAGGWFFLMAAEMFTVGNKDFRLPGLGSYLQTAADRKDIHAILMGLFALILIIVILDQLVWRPLLAWSVKFKIEYVETEKEPSSWFYNLLQSSGVLEKLDAAWQVVSEKVDLWAVKRWPFRDRNEERGESLFSKVVFYVFIMFVVYESVKAFGVMMNIPSYEWKEIFRALGATTLRVFIALILSLAWTIPVGVAIGRNEKLAGWLQPLVQIIASIPATALFPVFVLIFLNFPGGLNIASIALMMAGTQWYILFNVIAGASSIPKDLEYTTQLLHLSKWEKWRVLILPAIFPYVITGGITAAGGAWNASIVAEYIKFGGKVLKINGLGELIALSTANGNYPLLLTSTVVMIVTVVLINRLFWKKLYDLAHEKFSME; via the coding sequence GTGAGAAAACTGTTTAAAATATCTTTTGATAAAAAAGATTTCAGGTTTGTTATTGGCATAGTTATACTCCTTGCCTTCCTTTACTTTGCGCTTTTACTTGCCCGTAAAGGTGGTGGTTCCGGTGAATCTCTAACAATTTCTCTATCTCCTCTATCGTTGTTTAAGTATTCCCTGTTTTCCCTTTCGCGGATGGGTGCCGCCTACCTTTTATCTCTGATTTTTAGCCTTGTTTATGGGTACTTTGCCGCTTACAATAAAAAAGCCGAGATGATACTCATGCCGCTTCTTGATGTTCTTCAGAGTGTACCCATTCTCTCTTTCCTCCCTGTTACGCTTCTTGCTTTAAGCACTTTTTTATCTCAAAATGTGGCTGCCGAGCTTGCTTCTATTGTTTTAATATTTACCAGTCAGGCATGGAATATTACTTTTGCCTGGTATCAGTCTTTAATTACCATTCCAAAAGATCTTGATGAGGCAAGCAGAATATTTAGATTTAACAGATTGTTGCGTTTGAAAACGCTGGAACTTCCTTTTGCCGCCATTAATCTTATATGGAACAGTATGATGAGCTGGGCTGGTGGCTGGTTTTTCCTTATGGCTGCAGAGATGTTTACAGTGGGCAATAAGGACTTTCGTCTTCCAGGGCTTGGTTCTTATCTTCAAACTGCTGCTGATAGGAAAGATATACACGCTATACTTATGGGACTTTTTGCGTTGATACTTATTATTGTGATTCTTGACCAACTTGTATGGCGGCCTCTCCTTGCATGGTCTGTGAAGTTTAAGATAGAGTATGTTGAGACAGAAAAAGAGCCGTCTTCATGGTTTTATAACCTTCTTCAATCTTCAGGTGTTCTTGAAAAACTTGATGCCGCATGGCAGGTTGTTTCTGAAAAAGTAGATCTGTGGGCAGTAAAAAGATGGCCGTTTAGAGATAGAAACGAGGAACGTGGTGAAAGTTTGTTTTCAAAAGTTGTTTTCTACGTTTTTATTATGTTTGTTGTTTATGAATCTGTAAAAGCTTTTGGTGTTATGATGAATATTCCTTCTTACGAGTGGAAGGAGATATTCAGGGCTCTTGGTGCTACGACGTTGAGGGTTTTTATTGCTCTTATTCTTTCTCTTGCCTGGACTATCCCTGTTGGTGTTGCCATTGGCAGGAATGAAAAACTTGCCGGATGGCTTCAGCCGCTTGTTCAGATTATTGCTTCGATTCCGGCAACTGCCCTTTTTCCAGTTTTCGTTCTTATATTTTTAAATTTCCCGGGCGGTTTAAACATAGCTTCCATTGCCCTTATGATGGCTGGAACCCAGTGGTATATCCTTTTTAATGTTATAGCAGGAGCTTCTTCTATTCCAAAGGATCTTGAATATACAACGCAGCTTCTCCATCTGTCTAAATGGGAAAAGTGGAGGGTGCTTATTCTGCCGGCTATATTTCCCTATGTTATTACCGGTGGAATAACTGCAGCAGGTGGTGCCTGGAATGCCAGCATAGTTGCAGAGTATATTAAGTTTGGTGGCAAAGTTTTAAAGATAAACGGTCTTGGAGAACTTATAGCCCTTTCAACGGCAAATGGTAATTATCCACTCCTTTTAACTTCTACGGTAGTGATGATTGTTACGGTTGTTTTGATAAACAGACTGTTCTGGAAAAAGCTTTACGATCTTGCACATGAAAAGTTTTCAATGGAGTAA
- a CDS encoding nitrate/sulfonate/bicarbonate ABC transporter ATP-binding protein: MEKKVLVDLKNVSHMYRGREKSFYALKNINLKLYEDEFVCLVGASGSGKSTLLRIITGLQKPTEGEVLYKGEPLKGVNPNATIVFQTFALFPWLTVLENVEIALKARGIPKKIRVPIALELIDRVGLDGFETAYPRELSGGMRQKVGIARAIALEPELLCLDEPFSALDVLSAEAIRGELLELWIEGKLPTKTILMVTHNIEEAVFMADRIVVMDKNPGRIISELIVDLPHPRDRKSQEFINIVDKVYSILAGKAIEEVHTFAQAKKPGKFILPDVDISDLIGLIEYLDEKAEKRYDIYKLADELNIGSEKLLNLIEAAELLKFVEVKDGDVILTPLGETFSQASILARKEMFAVAVKKLPIFQWLINVLRSAENKALKWDVLVASLSLEMPEEEAERQLEILIKWGRYAEIIAYDDENELIILENG; encoded by the coding sequence ATGGAAAAGAAAGTACTGGTGGATTTAAAAAATGTAAGTCACATGTATAGAGGCAGAGAAAAGTCTTTCTATGCATTGAAAAATATAAACTTAAAGCTTTACGAGGATGAGTTTGTCTGTCTTGTTGGCGCTTCTGGTAGTGGTAAAAGTACCCTTTTAAGGATAATTACAGGACTTCAAAAACCTACTGAAGGTGAAGTTTTATATAAAGGTGAACCCCTTAAAGGTGTCAATCCTAATGCTACGATTGTTTTCCAGACGTTTGCTCTATTTCCCTGGTTGACCGTTCTTGAAAATGTTGAAATTGCTCTTAAAGCGCGGGGGATACCAAAGAAGATAAGGGTTCCAATAGCCCTTGAACTTATTGATAGAGTTGGTCTTGATGGTTTTGAAACTGCATATCCCCGTGAGCTTTCCGGGGGTATGCGTCAGAAGGTTGGAATAGCAAGGGCTATAGCTCTTGAACCGGAACTTTTGTGCCTTGATGAGCCATTTTCAGCCCTTGATGTTTTGAGTGCTGAAGCGATAAGGGGAGAGCTTCTGGAACTCTGGATAGAAGGAAAACTTCCCACAAAAACCATTTTGATGGTTACCCATAACATTGAAGAGGCCGTTTTTATGGCAGATAGGATTGTGGTTATGGATAAAAATCCTGGAAGAATTATTTCAGAACTTATAGTGGATTTGCCGCATCCAAGGGACAGGAAATCTCAGGAATTTATAAACATAGTTGATAAGGTTTATTCTATTCTTGCAGGTAAAGCTATTGAGGAAGTACACACGTTTGCTCAGGCGAAAAAACCGGGTAAGTTTATCCTTCCTGATGTTGATATTTCTGATCTTATAGGTCTTATAGAGTATCTTGATGAAAAAGCAGAGAAAAGGTATGACATATATAAGCTGGCGGATGAACTTAACATCGGTTCTGAAAAGTTGCTAAACCTCATTGAAGCAGCGGAACTTTTAAAGTTTGTTGAAGTCAAAGATGGTGATGTTATTCTTACACCACTTGGAGAGACGTTTTCTCAGGCAAGTATTCTTGCAAGGAAAGAGATGTTTGCTGTTGCTGTAAAAAAACTTCCGATATTTCAGTGGCTTATTAATGTTTTAAGGTCTGCCGAGAATAAGGCGTTGAAGTGGGATGTTCTGGTTGCTTCTCTTTCTCTTGAGATGCCTGAAGAGGAAGCGGAGCGGCAACTTGAGATTCTTATTAAGTGGGGAAGGTACGCAGAGATAATAGCCTATGATGATGAAAATGAGCTGATAATTCTTGAAAACGGTTAG
- a CDS encoding ABC transporter ATP-binding protein, which yields MEILKVENLTVKRDEKTIFENVNFSLKEGEKFFIVGPNGAGKTTLIETVVGFIKPASGKIFLKGKEIKTEEDYYKLRITVGYIFQNPDDQLFSPTVEEDIAFGPLNIGIPREEIPRIIDNTLSTLGISHLKGKMTYKLSGGEKRLVSIASVLAMNPEALIMDEPTVGVDNEKMKLLMNFLKTTDKSIIMVTHNKEAVEELGWPTYRLENGRLIKL from the coding sequence TTGGAAATTTTAAAGGTGGAAAACTTAACAGTTAAAAGAGACGAAAAAACGATCTTCGAAAATGTCAATTTCTCACTCAAAGAGGGCGAGAAATTCTTCATAGTGGGTCCCAACGGTGCTGGAAAAACCACTCTAATAGAAACTGTTGTGGGTTTTATAAAACCTGCATCAGGTAAGATATTTTTAAAAGGAAAAGAGATAAAGACAGAAGAGGACTACTACAAGCTTAGAATAACGGTAGGATACATATTTCAAAATCCCGACGATCAGCTGTTCTCACCAACTGTTGAAGAGGATATAGCCTTCGGCCCCTTAAACATTGGAATACCAAGAGAGGAAATACCCCGGATAATAGATAATACCCTTTCAACACTTGGAATATCTCATTTAAAAGGAAAGATGACTTACAAACTATCTGGCGGGGAGAAGAGACTGGTATCAATAGCTTCCGTTTTAGCAATGAACCCAGAAGCATTGATAATGGACGAACCAACAGTCGGCGTAGATAATGAAAAGATGAAACTGTTAATGAATTTTTTAAAAACAACAGACAAATCCATAATAATGGTAACTCACAATAAGGAAGCTGTAGAAGAACTTGGCTGGCCTACCTACAGGCTTGAGAACGGCAGACTCATAAAACTCTAA
- the cbiQ gene encoding cobalt ECF transporter T component CbiQ, which translates to MENKLAEGKTLLHRLDPRVKIIVFLMFAVSCALSSSISFLFFSSLFILLMGFVVRHDLTKALKSLIFADSFLIFLIITMLFTYDKGSSIKLGIVHFYPEGLKYGAFLFFKSNVILLFMLFLLATSTVFEIAHALHHLKIPAKLVQILFFTFRYIHVIRDEYRRLLKAAVARGFKPGTNIHTYKTYGYIVANLIIRSYLKADRIYKAMLCRGFKGEFPVYHHFHLEKKDIMFAAFSVLFLITAFAGSIIWKF; encoded by the coding sequence ATGGAAAATAAGCTTGCTGAAGGAAAAACACTCTTACATAGGCTCGATCCGAGGGTTAAAATAATTGTATTTCTTATGTTTGCCGTTTCCTGTGCCCTTTCTTCCTCTATATCTTTTCTCTTCTTCTCTTCCTTATTTATCCTTCTAATGGGCTTTGTCGTCAGACATGATCTGACGAAAGCCCTGAAATCTTTAATATTCGCAGACAGTTTTCTAATATTCCTTATAATAACCATGCTGTTCACGTATGATAAGGGAAGTAGTATTAAACTCGGAATAGTACATTTCTATCCGGAAGGATTAAAATATGGAGCCTTTCTTTTCTTCAAATCAAACGTTATCCTGCTGTTTATGCTCTTTCTCCTTGCAACCTCCACTGTTTTTGAAATAGCCCATGCACTACACCATTTAAAAATACCGGCTAAACTTGTTCAAATACTGTTTTTCACGTTTAGATACATCCATGTAATAAGAGACGAATACAGAAGACTCCTGAAAGCTGCTGTCGCTCGCGGATTTAAACCAGGCACTAACATACATACTTATAAAACTTATGGTTACATTGTAGCCAACTTAATCATTAGAAGCTATCTTAAAGCAGATAGAATATATAAAGCTATGCTCTGCAGAGGATTTAAAGGTGAATTTCCGGTTTATCACCATTTTCACCTTGAGAAAAAAGATATAATGTTCGCTGCATTCTCAGTGCTTTTTCTCATTACAGCCTTCGCAGGGAGTATAATTTGGAAATTTTAA
- the cbiM gene encoding cobalt transporter CbiM, producing the protein MHISEGVLPGWMLLTGWGLTAAGTALGLKQLDNKKIPAAALLAAAFFVASLIHVPIGPTSVHLILNGLVGLLTGWVTFPILLVGLFLQAVLFQFGGITVLGVNTFNMAFPAVISYYLCRNLLKSDKHSTVALAGVIAAFVSIMGAGILVATELYLTGQQFKSAAELVLLAHVPVAVIESIINVFVLLYIKKSMPELLGGRK; encoded by the coding sequence ATGCATATCTCTGAAGGTGTTCTTCCTGGATGGATGTTGCTCACAGGCTGGGGATTGACAGCTGCCGGAACTGCCCTGGGACTTAAGCAACTTGACAACAAAAAGATACCTGCAGCGGCCCTCCTGGCTGCTGCGTTCTTCGTGGCTTCACTAATTCATGTTCCAATAGGACCAACCAGCGTTCACTTGATTCTAAACGGACTGGTCGGCCTGTTGACCGGGTGGGTTACATTCCCAATTCTACTCGTAGGACTTTTTCTTCAGGCTGTTTTGTTTCAATTCGGAGGAATAACTGTTTTGGGAGTTAATACCTTTAACATGGCTTTTCCTGCCGTTATAAGTTACTACCTATGCAGAAATCTTTTAAAATCTGACAAACATTCTACGGTGGCTCTTGCTGGTGTAATTGCAGCGTTTGTGTCAATCATGGGTGCGGGTATACTCGTTGCTACAGAACTTTACTTAACAGGCCAGCAGTTTAAAAGCGCTGCAGAACTTGTTCTTCTGGCTCATGTACCGGTAGCAGTAATTGAATCAATTATAAACGTCTTTGTTCTTCTGTACATTAAAAAATCCATGCCGGAACTTCTCGGAGGAAGAAAATGA
- a CDS encoding DUF4198 domain-containing protein — translation MRRILRLATAAFISMTAAANAHFLLLKPNTDMIGEGQSRVLKIEAKFTHPMEGGPNMPFRIVDSGAVINGKKYRLHWKKIMIPAMKGSSKKVPMYETTFKIRRPGVYQFYVNPTPYYEPAEQKFIKQITKVYVESFGLEDGWDKPIGLQAEIVPLTRPFGIWEGNTFRGRAYLNGKPLANADVEVEYLNTKNVKVPADPFVTQVVKTDKNGYFEYTIPWAGWWGFSVLGYGGKLKYKDGKYYPVELDSIVWVKAYPKPREVR, via the coding sequence ATGAGAAGAATTCTCAGATTGGCTACTGCAGCTTTCATTTCAATGACTGCAGCAGCAAACGCACACTTCCTTTTATTAAAGCCAAATACAGACATGATCGGGGAAGGACAGAGCAGAGTACTCAAAATTGAAGCGAAGTTCACCCATCCTATGGAAGGCGGGCCGAACATGCCTTTTAGAATCGTAGATAGTGGAGCTGTAATAAACGGTAAAAAGTACAGGCTTCACTGGAAAAAAATTATGATCCCTGCCATGAAAGGAAGCAGCAAGAAAGTTCCCATGTATGAAACCACTTTTAAAATAAGAAGACCAGGAGTCTACCAGTTTTACGTAAATCCTACTCCCTATTATGAACCCGCGGAACAAAAATTTATTAAACAGATAACCAAAGTTTATGTAGAATCCTTTGGACTGGAAGATGGCTGGGATAAACCCATTGGACTACAGGCAGAAATAGTTCCTCTCACAAGACCTTTTGGTATCTGGGAAGGAAATACGTTTAGAGGCAGAGCTTACCTGAACGGCAAGCCTCTTGCAAATGCCGATGTTGAAGTTGAATACTTAAATACCAAAAACGTAAAAGTTCCCGCAGACCCCTTTGTAACACAGGTTGTTAAAACAGATAAAAACGGTTACTTTGAATACACAATCCCGTGGGCAGGCTGGTGGGGATTTTCAGTTCTCGGATACGGTGGAAAATTGAAATATAAAGATGGAAAATATTATCCTGTAGAGCTTGATTCCATTGTCTGGGTAAAAGCATATCCTAAACCAAGAGAGGTAAGATAA
- a CDS encoding sulfite exporter TauE/SafE family protein, with the protein MLVSALIEAAAVLSVSGFFIGFLAGLVGIGGGMLFVPVFWFVFPFLDIPGKIIVKSSVATSLACMTVTSSTSAYHHIKEKFFRREIFLALITGAIPGVFAGSAMTAVFLPPHVTKILFALFLAFMSFKMLLKKNGNGEEIISSLPSAKVIAIIGFFAGFIASMLGVGGGALITPLLHSFAGIPIKEAMATNTGVVFFNSLFSTLNYIVYGWKCTKLPFFLGYVYLPALIFMIPFIFVGTKMGVKVMHNSHPEKLRKIFSIVLLLVALNIVIKTLGR; encoded by the coding sequence ATGTTGGTTTCAGCGCTCATTGAGGCTGCAGCAGTTCTTTCTGTTTCGGGATTTTTCATAGGTTTTCTTGCCGGACTCGTTGGTATTGGTGGAGGAATGCTTTTTGTCCCCGTTTTCTGGTTTGTTTTTCCGTTTTTGGATATTCCGGGTAAAATCATTGTTAAATCGTCGGTTGCAACATCTCTTGCATGTATGACAGTTACTTCATCAACTTCAGCTTATCATCACATAAAGGAAAAGTTTTTTAGGAGGGAAATCTTTCTTGCTCTAATTACTGGTGCAATTCCCGGTGTTTTTGCCGGAAGTGCTATGACGGCTGTTTTCCTTCCTCCTCATGTAACGAAAATTCTCTTTGCTCTCTTTCTTGCTTTTATGTCCTTTAAAATGCTTTTGAAAAAGAATGGAAACGGTGAGGAAATAATTTCCTCTCTGCCTTCGGCTAAAGTTATTGCTATCATAGGTTTTTTTGCCGGATTTATAGCTTCCATGCTTGGCGTTGGCGGTGGAGCCCTTATAACTCCGTTACTTCATTCTTTTGCCGGAATACCTATCAAAGAAGCTATGGCTACAAATACAGGTGTTGTTTTCTTTAACTCTCTCTTTTCAACGTTAAACTACATTGTTTATGGCTGGAAGTGTACAAAGTTACCCTTTTTCTTGGGGTATGTTTATCTTCCGGCGCTGATTTTTATGATACCTTTTATATTTGTTGGTACTAAAATGGGTGTAAAGGTTATGCATAATAGCCATCCCGAGAAACTTCGAAAGATATTTTCGATTGTTCTTCTACTGGTTGCCCTGAATATTGTTATAAAAACTTTAGGGAGGTGA
- a CDS encoding C-GCAxxG-C-C family protein has protein sequence MRYVELEPAEVALKAFNYFPELKCAESVFKAIIETLAEKVGEPYKSIPSYIMSYGKAGIYAWDGTCGAVNGACAAISTVLEGDDSKVKPLVDELLKFFLSEMQPAFAPYNVNPVRVSLPDLTCGGMVFRLIKKEHAGLDDEKRVVFCKSITYTAAYKAVELLNEFLKSQK, from the coding sequence ATGAGGTATGTGGAATTGGAACCTGCAGAGGTTGCGTTGAAGGCGTTTAACTATTTTCCAGAATTAAAGTGTGCGGAGAGCGTTTTTAAAGCTATTATTGAAACGCTCGCGGAGAAAGTTGGTGAGCCTTATAAGAGTATTCCTTCTTACATTATGTCTTATGGGAAGGCCGGAATATATGCGTGGGATGGGACATGTGGTGCAGTGAACGGTGCTTGTGCCGCAATAAGTACAGTTCTTGAAGGAGACGATTCAAAGGTTAAACCGCTTGTTGATGAACTTTTAAAGTTTTTCCTGTCAGAAATGCAGCCGGCCTTTGCACCTTATAATGTAAATCCTGTAAGGGTTTCCCTTCCTGACCTTACGTGTGGTGGAATGGTTTTTAGATTAATTAAAAAAGAGCACGCCGGACTTGACGATGAAAAGAGAGTCGTTTTCTGTAAATCAATTACTTATACGGCGGCGTATAAGGCTGTGGAATTGCTGAATGAATTTTTAAAGTCACAAAAGTAA